From the Candidatus Delongbacteria bacterium genome, one window contains:
- a CDS encoding ATP-dependent DNA helicase has protein sequence MHQDATDFPALLEVAAPPTQPKPTLTMDEVFGPGGRMAQQLPGYQPRESQLIMAREVAAALATGSTLLVEAPTGTGKGMAYCAPAIQHALATGQRVLIATANIALQEQLVQKDLPFLAGILPEPFQFTLLKGRSNFLCKDRHDEHKSQLFAGAVSDEDQDEFYQVLAWAGTTSTGDASEIPFKVTPRVWRHFSVADTSECAGCKLLCFHRAAVTEAEDAQVVVCNYHLLFAHLMVQQATAGNAGVVPPFDVLICDEAHEIPDIGSDFAGEQIGRWSFRGFKRHLSQSGFQTLDRAAENLARAIKQLSFTHGAQGSGRIKEAGLIDEGPILDALRDALRELKATKRQHLEDSKEFKQLERQEEQCTQMAKRARALIWQEHAEWVYWTERMESASGETWKLCGKPVSIAAFVRQALLPWVSSFIGTSATLTTTRGDFSFIRERIGLSVDTRQVILPSPFDFDRAALLVVPAGLPEPNAPEFRDRVHDLLHEAVLLSQGRALLLFTSSQGMRAAHDLLAPEFERAGYRCLRQGNAPSTLLIKQFQEDVHSVLFATRTFFQGIDVPGESLSLVALDRLPFPSPADPVMDYIAEHDPKGWFGGHSLPIAVIAWKQIFGRLIRRHDDRGVVLLLDGRVTSKKYGRQFLKAIPGGRMSHEVASIRSFLSTSEDPFE, from the coding sequence ATGCACCAAGACGCGACGGACTTCCCGGCCTTGCTGGAAGTGGCAGCACCGCCTACCCAACCGAAGCCGACCCTCACGATGGACGAGGTCTTCGGCCCTGGTGGACGGATGGCCCAGCAGCTGCCCGGCTACCAACCGCGCGAGAGCCAGCTCATCATGGCGCGCGAGGTGGCCGCCGCCCTGGCGACAGGCAGCACCCTGCTGGTGGAGGCCCCGACAGGGACTGGGAAAGGCATGGCGTACTGTGCGCCCGCCATCCAGCACGCCCTGGCCACGGGTCAGCGCGTGCTCATCGCCACGGCCAACATCGCCCTGCAGGAGCAGTTGGTGCAGAAGGACCTGCCCTTTCTAGCGGGCATTCTGCCCGAGCCGTTCCAGTTCACCCTGCTGAAGGGTCGGTCGAACTTCTTGTGCAAGGACCGCCACGACGAGCACAAGAGCCAGCTCTTCGCCGGCGCCGTGTCGGACGAGGACCAAGACGAGTTCTACCAGGTGCTGGCCTGGGCCGGGACGACGTCCACGGGCGACGCCAGCGAGATCCCCTTCAAGGTCACCCCGCGCGTCTGGCGCCACTTCTCCGTGGCCGACACCAGCGAGTGCGCCGGCTGCAAGCTCCTCTGCTTCCACCGGGCGGCCGTGACAGAAGCGGAAGACGCGCAGGTCGTCGTCTGCAACTATCACCTGCTCTTCGCCCACCTGATGGTCCAGCAGGCCACGGCCGGCAATGCCGGCGTCGTCCCGCCCTTCGATGTCCTCATCTGCGACGAGGCCCACGAGATCCCGGACATCGGCAGCGACTTCGCCGGCGAGCAGATCGGCCGCTGGAGTTTTCGGGGATTCAAGCGGCACCTGTCCCAGAGCGGATTCCAGACCCTGGATCGCGCGGCGGAGAACCTCGCGCGCGCCATCAAGCAACTGAGCTTTACGCATGGCGCCCAGGGCAGCGGCCGCATCAAGGAAGCGGGCCTGATCGACGAGGGCCCCATCCTGGACGCCCTGCGCGACGCCTTGCGCGAGTTGAAGGCCACCAAGCGCCAGCACCTGGAGGACTCGAAGGAATTCAAGCAGCTGGAGCGCCAGGAAGAGCAGTGCACCCAGATGGCCAAGCGCGCGCGCGCCCTCATCTGGCAGGAGCACGCGGAGTGGGTCTACTGGACTGAGCGCATGGAATCGGCGTCGGGCGAGACGTGGAAACTCTGCGGCAAGCCGGTCTCGATCGCGGCCTTCGTGCGGCAGGCCTTGCTGCCCTGGGTGTCAAGCTTCATCGGCACCAGCGCCACGCTGACCACCACGCGTGGCGACTTCTCCTTCATCCGCGAGCGCATCGGCCTGTCCGTGGACACGCGGCAGGTGATCCTGCCCAGCCCCTTCGACTTCGACCGCGCGGCTCTGCTGGTGGTGCCGGCCGGCTTGCCCGAGCCAAATGCGCCGGAGTTCCGGGACCGCGTGCACGACCTCCTGCACGAGGCTGTGCTGCTCTCTCAGGGCCGGGCCCTGCTTCTCTTCACCTCCAGCCAGGGGATGCGGGCTGCGCATGACCTGCTGGCGCCGGAGTTCGAGCGGGCGGGCTACCGCTGCCTGCGCCAGGGCAACGCCCCCTCCACCCTGCTCATCAAGCAATTCCAGGAGGACGTGCACAGCGTGCTCTTCGCCACCCGCACCTTCTTCCAGGGCATCGACGTGCCTGGGGAGAGCCTGTCCCTGGTCGCCCTGGATCGCCTGCCCTTCCCCTCGCCGGCGGATCCCGTCATGGACTACATCGCCGAGCACGACCCGAAGGGCTGGTTCGGTGGTCACAGCCTGCCCATCGCCGTGATCGCGTGGAAGCAAATCTTCGGACGCCTCATCCGCCGGCACGATGACCGCGGCGTGGTCCTGCTGCTGGACGGCCGGGTCACCTCCAAGAAGTACGGGCGTCAGTTCCTGAAGGCCATCCCCGGTGGGCGCATGAGCCACGAGGTGGCGTCCATCCGGAGCTTCCTCTCCACCAGCGAGGACCCCTTCGAATGA
- a CDS encoding efflux RND transporter periplasmic adaptor subunit — protein sequence MKRGTRTLLWVLLVIGLAGIGAATVVSLRSNHTTVEAVQYHCPMHPTYVSEKPGDCPICGMRLVPVESTRGGTPAVADTSDSAVGKTSASASAAPDSLAYTCPMHPEVHSASPGSCPTCGMDLVPSKPKAAAPAAAQYVCPMHPEVVSDKAERCPKCGMALEKKVVKAAPATTSQGRLLYYRNPMNPAVHSPTPAKDEMGMDYVPVYEDVGQARSTVPGLAVVRTNAEGMRQAGVQVTAARRGELGRRIRTVGTITADDARVRQVSLKSAGWVETLHVATSGQFVRQGDPLLSLYSPDLLAGQEEFLQAVKAARSAGTGDAQLGTAALVQAARRRLQLLDVPASLIQELDQGGAAQRTVTLRSPVSGYVMAKQVVQGQRIEAGEALFTVTDLSRVWVEAAFSESEAALVRVGQSLAFEQPDQPGLRLSGRVTQILPALDPDSRTLRVRASLDNPAQALKPGMYVDVETEVAPRAGLLIPDSAVLDTGLRQVVYVETEPGTFAPREIRTGQRGGGQALVLTGLREGERVAIAGNFLLDSEARIRGSLEAQAN from the coding sequence ATGAAACGCGGCACACGCACGCTGCTGTGGGTCCTGCTGGTGATCGGCCTGGCCGGCATCGGCGCCGCCACGGTCGTCAGCCTGCGAAGCAATCACACGACGGTAGAAGCCGTCCAGTATCACTGCCCCATGCACCCGACCTATGTCAGCGAGAAGCCGGGCGACTGCCCGATCTGCGGCATGCGGCTTGTGCCCGTCGAGTCCACGCGGGGCGGAACTCCCGCTGTGGCCGACACGAGCGACAGCGCGGTGGGCAAGACGTCTGCGTCGGCTTCCGCCGCCCCGGACAGCCTGGCCTACACCTGCCCCATGCACCCCGAAGTTCACTCCGCCAGTCCGGGCAGTTGCCCCACCTGCGGCATGGACCTGGTGCCGTCCAAGCCAAAGGCGGCCGCTCCAGCGGCGGCGCAGTATGTCTGCCCCATGCACCCGGAGGTCGTGTCGGACAAGGCGGAGCGCTGTCCCAAGTGCGGCATGGCGCTTGAGAAGAAAGTCGTGAAGGCTGCGCCGGCCACCACCAGCCAGGGGCGGCTCCTCTACTACCGCAATCCTATGAACCCTGCCGTCCACTCGCCGACTCCCGCCAAGGACGAGATGGGCATGGATTACGTACCGGTCTACGAGGATGTCGGCCAGGCCAGGAGCACGGTTCCCGGCCTGGCCGTGGTCCGGACGAATGCCGAGGGGATGCGGCAGGCGGGAGTGCAGGTGACAGCCGCCCGCCGCGGCGAGCTGGGTCGGCGCATCCGCACCGTGGGGACGATCACCGCCGACGATGCCCGCGTGCGCCAGGTCTCTCTGAAGAGCGCCGGTTGGGTGGAGACCCTGCACGTTGCCACCTCCGGCCAGTTTGTGCGCCAGGGCGATCCCCTGCTCTCCCTGTACTCGCCTGATCTCCTGGCTGGACAGGAGGAGTTCTTGCAGGCCGTGAAGGCGGCCCGGAGCGCCGGCACCGGCGACGCGCAACTGGGCACAGCCGCGCTAGTGCAGGCAGCCCGCCGGCGCTTGCAACTGTTGGACGTACCAGCCTCCCTGATCCAAGAGCTGGACCAGGGGGGCGCGGCGCAGCGGACCGTCACCCTGCGCTCGCCGGTCAGCGGCTACGTGATGGCCAAGCAGGTGGTCCAGGGGCAGCGCATCGAGGCCGGCGAGGCCCTCTTCACGGTAACCGACCTCTCGCGTGTGTGGGTTGAGGCGGCCTTCTCCGAAAGCGAGGCGGCCCTGGTGCGCGTGGGACAAAGCCTGGCCTTCGAGCAGCCCGACCAGCCCGGCCTGCGCCTGTCGGGCCGCGTGACCCAGATCCTGCCCGCCCTTGATCCCGACTCCCGCACCCTGCGGGTCCGCGCCAGCCTGGACAATCCGGCCCAGGCCCTCAAACCCGGCATGTACGTGGACGTGGAGACAGAGGTCGCGCCGCGCGCGGGCCTGCTCATCCCCGACTCCGCCGTGCTGGACACGGGCCTGCGCCAGGTGGTCTACGTGGAGACGGAGCCCGGCACTTTCGCCCCGCGGGAGATTCGCACGGGGCAGCGCGGCGGCGGCCAGGCCCTGGTCCTGACCGGGCTCCGGGAGGGCGAGCGCGTCGCCATCGCGGGCAATTTCCTGCTGGATTCCGAGGCGCGCATCCGCGGCTCCCTGGAAGCGCAGGCAAATTGA
- a CDS encoding sigma-54 dependent transcriptional regulator → MSERILFVDDDTNYLEVMCFLLEEDGYPVQKAASGAQALECLALDSFPLMITDLRMPGMDGLTLLAKARGLDPDLLVIVVTAFGDVPHAVAAMRAGAFDFLPKPCDRDQFRLTVRRAMEHARLRRQVRELRGQADSGSKPLIHISERMESLLATADRIAASDATVLIEGESGTGKELLARRIHAASPRQGGPFVAVNCGALPHDLLESELFGHVRGAFTGAVQDRAGRFRQAAGGTLFLDEIAEMHLDLQSRLLRVLQERVLDPVGADGPVAVDVRVLAASNRPLEAEVTAGRFRQDLFYRLNVVPLRMPALRERPEDVVCLARAFLARYSGGREWRIPDDVAGRLRAMPWPGNVRELENLCQRAALLSDDTLLSGEFLAPSGTQPGAPIISAAGVDLPPEGVSLLELERAILVRALEMNHDNQSAAARFLRIPRHLLLHRMEKFGIPARGQA, encoded by the coding sequence ATGAGTGAACGCATCCTCTTTGTCGACGACGACACGAACTATCTCGAAGTCATGTGCTTCCTGCTCGAGGAGGACGGCTATCCCGTGCAGAAGGCCGCGAGTGGCGCGCAAGCGCTGGAGTGTCTGGCGTTGGACAGCTTTCCGCTCATGATCACCGATCTGCGCATGCCCGGCATGGACGGCTTGACCTTGCTGGCAAAGGCTCGCGGCCTCGATCCCGACCTCCTGGTCATCGTCGTGACGGCCTTCGGCGACGTGCCGCACGCGGTGGCCGCCATGCGGGCCGGCGCCTTCGATTTCCTACCCAAGCCCTGCGACCGCGACCAGTTCCGGCTCACGGTCCGTCGCGCCATGGAGCATGCGCGCCTGCGGCGCCAAGTGCGCGAACTTCGAGGGCAGGCGGACAGCGGGAGCAAGCCCCTCATCCACATCTCGGAGCGGATGGAATCCCTGCTGGCCACGGCGGACCGCATTGCCGCCTCCGACGCCACCGTGTTGATCGAAGGCGAAAGCGGCACAGGCAAGGAACTGCTGGCTCGTCGCATCCACGCCGCCAGCCCGCGCCAGGGAGGACCCTTCGTGGCGGTCAACTGTGGCGCCCTGCCGCACGACCTCTTGGAGTCGGAACTCTTCGGGCATGTGCGCGGAGCCTTCACCGGAGCCGTGCAGGATCGGGCCGGGCGCTTCCGTCAGGCCGCGGGCGGCACGCTCTTCCTCGATGAGATTGCGGAAATGCATCTGGATCTGCAGTCCCGGCTCCTGCGCGTCCTGCAGGAGCGGGTCCTGGATCCGGTGGGAGCGGACGGACCCGTCGCCGTGGATGTGCGCGTGCTGGCAGCCAGCAATCGTCCGCTGGAGGCCGAGGTAACGGCGGGGCGCTTCCGCCAGGACCTTTTCTACCGCTTGAATGTCGTGCCGCTGCGCATGCCTGCGCTACGTGAGCGGCCGGAGGACGTCGTCTGTCTGGCCCGCGCCTTTCTGGCCCGCTACAGCGGGGGAAGGGAGTGGCGCATCCCCGACGACGTGGCCGGTCGGCTGCGCGCCATGCCCTGGCCCGGTAATGTCCGCGAACTGGAGAACCTCTGCCAGCGCGCGGCGCTGCTCTCCGACGACACCCTGCTCTCGGGCGAATTCCTGGCTCCGTCAGGGACTCAACCAGGCGCGCCCATCATCTCGGCCGCCGGCGTCGACTTGCCCCCTGAGGGCGTGTCCCTGCTGGAGCTTGAGCGGGCCATCCTGGTCCGAGCCCTGGAGATGAACCACGACAACCAGAGCGCGGCGGCCCGCTTCTTGCGCATCCCACGCCATCTCCTGCTGCACCGCATGGAGAAATTCGGCATTCCTGCCCGAGGGCAAGCCTGA
- a CDS encoding CusA/CzcA family heavy metal efflux RND transporter — protein MIRHIITWSAHHRILVLLSVVALCAVSINLLGKTRLDALPDLSDTQVIIYSKWDRSPDLIEDQVTYPIVSALLGAPQVKAIRGYSDFGFSYVYVIFQDGTDLYWARSRVLEYLSKIQSGLPQGVKTELGPDATGVGWVFQYALVDRSGTHSLDELRAFQDWNLRYAVQAVPGVSEVASIGGYVRQVQISVDPNRLAAYGLPLDEVARAIRESNGETGGRLVEWSGVEYMVRVRGYARALADFQGIVLKSGPGGVPVLLKDVARVSYGPELRRGISDLDGLGDAVGGIVVMRHGENALNVITAVKARLEGLKASLPEGVEIVTTYDRSDLIHRALETLKHELTVEMIIVSLVILFFLWHIPSAIVPILTIPIAVLLSFIPLYFLGISVNIMSLAGLAISIGVLVDGAIVEVENAYNRIHRWQAAGGKGDFHQVRLDALTEVGPSVFFSLLVIAVAFLPIFALVDQEGRLFKPLAFSKNLVMAMAALLAVTLDPALRMLFARIEPFHFRPRWIARLASGVAVGTYHAEERHPVSRAIFRVYDPVCRLVLRHPWKTVGAALAIVAISLPVYFRLGTEFMPPLNEGTILYMPTTLPGISVSQAQTLLQTQDQIIKGFPEVERVFGKAGRADTATDPAPLSMMETTVVLKPHDQWRGKERWYSSWVPGFLQPLLRPIWPDRLSWDELVDEMDRALKTPGVTNAWTMPIKARTDMLTTGVRTPVGIKVMGGDLKEIERVGSEIERAIRDVPGTRSVYAERVAGGYFLDIEPRRAQLARHGLTVNTLQMVIASAIGGEEVTTTIEGRQRFPVNLRYPRELRSDVDQLARVLVPTPGGAQIPLGQLADIRIASGPSMLRDENGFLSGYVYVDIAGRDVGSYVEEAKTKVAAAVKLPAGTNLLWSGQYENMQRVREHLKLIIPVTIGLIFLLLYLNTRSGFKAMLVMLAVPFSAVGAIWLFWLLDYNVSIAAWVGMIALLGLDAETGVFMLLFLDLSCDEARQAGRLSTSAELDEALIHGAVKRARPKMMTVTAAFMGLLPIMWSTSAGSDVMKRIAAPMIGGLITSFALELLVYPAVYKLWMLRTELRKVGRATTAPEAA, from the coding sequence ATGATCCGGCACATTATCACCTGGTCGGCCCACCACCGCATACTGGTCCTCCTGTCGGTGGTCGCGCTGTGCGCCGTCTCCATCAACCTGCTGGGCAAGACACGCCTGGACGCGCTGCCGGACTTGTCGGACACCCAGGTCATCATCTACTCGAAATGGGACCGCTCGCCGGACCTGATCGAGGATCAGGTGACATACCCCATCGTCAGCGCGCTCTTGGGTGCGCCACAAGTCAAGGCCATCCGTGGCTACTCGGACTTCGGCTTCTCCTACGTCTACGTGATTTTCCAGGACGGCACCGACCTCTACTGGGCCCGCTCCCGCGTGCTGGAATACCTCTCGAAGATCCAATCCGGCTTGCCCCAGGGCGTGAAGACGGAACTGGGCCCCGACGCCACGGGCGTGGGCTGGGTGTTCCAGTATGCGCTAGTGGACCGCTCAGGCACGCACTCGCTCGACGAGCTGCGCGCCTTCCAGGATTGGAACCTGCGCTACGCCGTGCAGGCCGTGCCCGGCGTCTCGGAAGTCGCCTCCATCGGCGGCTACGTGCGGCAGGTGCAGATCAGCGTCGATCCCAACCGGCTGGCGGCCTACGGATTGCCGCTGGACGAAGTGGCTAGGGCCATCCGCGAGTCCAATGGCGAGACGGGCGGCCGGCTGGTGGAGTGGAGCGGCGTGGAGTACATGGTCCGCGTGCGGGGCTACGCCCGCGCGCTGGCCGACTTCCAGGGCATCGTCCTGAAGAGCGGACCCGGCGGCGTGCCGGTCCTCTTGAAGGACGTGGCGCGCGTGAGCTACGGACCGGAGCTCAGGCGCGGCATCTCCGACCTGGACGGGCTGGGCGACGCCGTGGGCGGCATCGTGGTCATGCGCCACGGCGAGAACGCGCTAAACGTCATCACAGCGGTCAAGGCGCGACTGGAGGGTCTCAAGGCCTCGCTGCCCGAAGGCGTCGAGATCGTGACGACCTACGACCGCTCCGACCTGATCCACCGGGCACTGGAGACCTTGAAGCATGAGCTGACGGTGGAGATGATCATCGTCTCTCTGGTGATTCTCTTCTTCCTCTGGCACATCCCCTCGGCCATCGTGCCCATCCTGACCATTCCCATTGCCGTGCTCCTCTCCTTCATCCCGCTCTACTTCCTGGGCATCAGCGTCAACATCATGTCGCTGGCGGGGCTGGCGATCTCCATCGGTGTGCTGGTGGACGGAGCCATCGTCGAGGTAGAGAACGCCTACAACCGCATCCACCGCTGGCAGGCGGCGGGAGGCAAGGGCGACTTCCATCAGGTGCGCCTGGATGCGCTGACCGAGGTCGGGCCCTCCGTCTTCTTCTCACTCTTGGTGATCGCCGTGGCCTTCCTGCCCATCTTCGCCCTGGTGGACCAGGAGGGCCGGCTCTTCAAGCCCCTGGCCTTCTCCAAGAACCTGGTGATGGCGATGGCCGCGCTCCTGGCCGTCACCCTGGACCCGGCCCTGCGCATGCTGTTCGCCCGCATCGAGCCCTTCCACTTCCGCCCGCGCTGGATCGCGCGCCTGGCCAGCGGCGTGGCCGTCGGCACCTATCACGCCGAGGAGCGCCACCCCGTCAGCCGGGCGATCTTCCGCGTCTACGATCCGGTCTGCCGGCTAGTCCTTCGGCATCCCTGGAAAACCGTGGGAGCTGCCCTGGCGATCGTCGCAATCAGCTTGCCCGTCTACTTTCGTTTGGGCACGGAATTCATGCCGCCCCTGAACGAGGGGACGATCCTCTACATGCCCACCACGCTGCCGGGCATCTCCGTCAGCCAAGCGCAGACGCTGCTGCAGACCCAGGACCAGATCATCAAGGGATTCCCCGAGGTGGAACGCGTCTTCGGCAAGGCGGGTCGGGCCGACACGGCCACCGATCCGGCTCCGCTCTCGATGATGGAGACGACGGTGGTGCTGAAGCCGCACGACCAATGGCGCGGCAAGGAACGCTGGTACTCGTCCTGGGTCCCGGGCTTCCTGCAGCCGCTGCTGCGGCCGATCTGGCCCGACCGCCTCTCGTGGGACGAATTGGTGGACGAGATGGACCGCGCGCTCAAGACGCCGGGCGTGACCAACGCCTGGACCATGCCCATCAAGGCCCGCACCGACATGCTGACCACGGGCGTGCGCACGCCGGTGGGCATCAAAGTCATGGGCGGGGATTTGAAGGAGATCGAGCGCGTGGGCTCCGAGATCGAGCGCGCCATCCGGGATGTGCCCGGCACGCGCAGTGTCTATGCCGAGCGGGTGGCCGGCGGCTACTTCCTCGACATCGAGCCGCGCCGCGCGCAACTGGCCCGCCACGGCCTAACGGTGAATACCCTGCAGATGGTCATCGCCAGCGCCATTGGTGGCGAGGAGGTGACCACCACCATCGAGGGCCGCCAGCGCTTCCCGGTCAACCTGCGCTACCCGCGCGAGCTGCGCAGCGACGTGGACCAACTGGCCCGCGTGCTGGTGCCCACGCCGGGTGGCGCCCAGATCCCGCTGGGGCAGCTGGCCGACATCCGCATCGCCAGCGGGCCCTCCATGCTGCGCGACGAGAACGGTTTCCTCTCCGGCTACGTCTATGTGGACATCGCCGGCCGGGACGTGGGCAGCTACGTGGAGGAGGCCAAGACCAAGGTCGCCGCCGCCGTCAAGCTGCCGGCGGGCACCAATCTGCTCTGGAGTGGCCAGTACGAGAACATGCAGCGCGTGCGCGAGCACTTGAAGCTGATCATTCCCGTCACCATTGGCCTGATCTTCCTCCTGCTCTACCTCAACACGCGCTCGGGCTTCAAGGCCATGCTCGTGATGCTGGCCGTGCCCTTCTCGGCCGTGGGAGCCATCTGGCTCTTCTGGCTGCTGGACTACAACGTCTCCATCGCCGCCTGGGTGGGCATGATCGCCCTGCTGGGCCTGGACGCCGAGACGGGTGTGTTCATGCTGCTGTTTCTTGACCTCTCCTGCGACGAGGCGCGGCAGGCGGGCCGGTTGTCCACCAGCGCCGAGCTGGACGAGGCCCTGATCCACGGCGCCGTCAAGCGTGCGCGGCCCAAGATGATGACCGTGACCGCCGCCTTCATGGGCCTTTTGCCGATCATGTGGTCCACCTCGGCGGGGTCGGACGTGATGAAGCGCATTGCCGCGCCCATGATCGGCGGGCTCATCACGTCCTTCGCGCTGGAGCTGCTGGTCTATCCCGCTGTTTACAAGCTGTGGATGCTGCGCACGGAGTTGAGAAAAGTCGGACGGGCCACCACGGCGCCGGAAGCCGCCTGA
- a CDS encoding TolC family protein — MDSVRCPVRPVLLFLVSLVLLGTMPASGQVSLDSLVQRALRQAPELPEMEAAVKAAQARVTPAAALPDPALELGGQAMGLPPGDNSTLTLELSQELPFPGKRGARRAVAEAEVTAREAARLQRMAEVVIAVRTHYADLYAIDRRGHVLAVASQLIEAAIRTMSARLSAGQVDQESVLRLEIQAARIRQQAAGLKAERTGAVAELNRLLGEAPDHPFGEITALPSVVPPPPDSLRAGIEASPELLMRQAEVLAARRRFEEARLEGRPDFMVGAGGGMTAMPEPVVMLRLGMSLPIWKRSKQDRLREAAGHDLQAAEAALEAERARLSTDLAGLVAEWGGTQETLREFQTTILPQSQSALDAALAAYAAGRGEFALVVEDLNLLLEAGAESAQAEADRLSIWARIEALGPRATSAQGRGDTP, encoded by the coding sequence ATGGATTCGGTGAGGTGCCCCGTGCGTCCAGTCCTCCTCTTCCTGGTTTCCCTCGTGCTGCTGGGCACAATGCCAGCCAGCGGGCAAGTGTCTCTGGACTCCCTGGTCCAGCGAGCCCTGCGGCAGGCACCTGAGCTACCAGAGATGGAGGCCGCCGTGAAGGCCGCCCAGGCGCGTGTCACACCCGCAGCGGCACTGCCTGATCCCGCGTTGGAACTGGGTGGGCAGGCCATGGGCCTGCCTCCAGGCGACAACTCAACCCTCACCCTTGAACTCAGCCAGGAACTGCCCTTCCCCGGCAAGCGGGGCGCGCGCCGGGCCGTGGCTGAGGCGGAGGTGACCGCCCGCGAGGCGGCACGGCTGCAGCGTATGGCTGAAGTCGTGATCGCCGTGCGCACACACTACGCAGATCTCTATGCCATCGACCGGCGTGGGCACGTGTTGGCCGTCGCCAGCCAGTTGATCGAGGCAGCGATCCGCACCATGTCCGCGCGACTGAGCGCCGGCCAGGTGGATCAGGAGAGCGTTCTGCGGCTGGAGATCCAGGCGGCACGCATCCGCCAGCAGGCGGCCGGGCTGAAGGCCGAACGCACCGGCGCTGTGGCAGAGCTCAATCGCCTGCTGGGCGAGGCGCCGGATCATCCCTTTGGCGAAATCACTGCGCTTCCGAGTGTGGTGCCGCCGCCGCCCGACAGCCTGCGCGCCGGAATTGAGGCCTCGCCCGAGCTGCTCATGAGGCAGGCCGAGGTGCTCGCGGCCCGGCGTCGCTTCGAGGAGGCTCGTCTGGAAGGCCGTCCCGACTTCATGGTCGGTGCCGGAGGCGGCATGACCGCGATGCCAGAGCCGGTGGTCATGCTGCGACTGGGCATGAGCCTGCCCATCTGGAAGCGCAGCAAGCAGGACCGACTCCGCGAGGCCGCGGGTCACGATCTCCAGGCGGCGGAGGCTGCCCTGGAGGCCGAACGCGCCCGCCTATCCACGGATCTGGCCGGCCTAGTGGCGGAGTGGGGCGGCACACAGGAGACGCTTCGCGAATTCCAAACCACCATCCTGCCGCAGAGCCAGTCCGCCCTGGATGCCGCGCTGGCGGCCTACGCCGCCGGCAGGGGGGAATTCGCCCTTGTCGTGGAAGACTTGAATCTGCTGCTTGAGGCGGGCGCGGAGTCGGCACAGGCCGAGGCCGACCGCCTGAGCATCTGGGCCCGCATCGAGGCCCTGGGACCGCGCGCCACGAGCGCGCAAGGAAGAGGAGACACGCCATGA